The uncultured Desulfuromonas sp. genome has a segment encoding these proteins:
- a CDS encoding SO_0444 family Cu/Zn efflux transporter, whose product MMNVLSAILDNAWLLLQESAPYILFGLLISGVLSSFLTSALIARHLGQGRVWPVIKAALFGIPLPLCSCGVLPAAVTLKQQGANRGATTAFMIATPESGVDSIAVSYALLDPFLTVVRPVAALISAVVAGIVENLFVCSDQEPAEPVGCCCSSDCETRRSFVDGLRYAFTQVWQDMAVWFFFGLLLAGVITALVPASLMDAWLGGGFSSLVIMLVIGIPVYICASASTPIAAALILQGVSPGAALVFLLAGPATNVTSLTVLVSILGKRGTAVYLVMVSGGALLCGWLVDQVYRVMAWSPQARLGSGGEWMDPAVEKICVAVLLVLSLPVAARWARKNVSRLKGFIQ is encoded by the coding sequence ATGATGAACGTGTTGAGCGCTATTCTCGACAATGCCTGGCTGCTGTTACAGGAATCGGCACCGTATATTTTATTCGGCCTGCTGATCAGCGGGGTGTTGAGTTCTTTTCTGACCAGCGCTTTGATTGCCCGCCATCTTGGGCAGGGACGGGTGTGGCCGGTGATCAAGGCGGCTCTGTTCGGCATTCCCCTGCCGCTGTGTTCCTGTGGCGTGTTGCCGGCGGCCGTTACCCTGAAACAGCAGGGGGCTAATCGCGGGGCAACCACGGCGTTTATGATTGCCACACCGGAGTCGGGCGTGGATTCCATCGCCGTCAGTTATGCCCTGCTTGATCCGTTTCTTACCGTCGTGCGGCCGGTGGCGGCCTTGATCAGTGCCGTGGTGGCCGGTATTGTTGAGAATCTGTTTGTCTGCTCAGATCAGGAACCAGCGGAACCTGTGGGCTGCTGTTGTTCTTCCGACTGTGAAACGCGGCGCAGTTTCGTCGATGGGCTTCGTTATGCCTTTACCCAGGTGTGGCAGGACATGGCGGTATGGTTCTTCTTCGGGCTGCTGCTGGCCGGCGTCATTACAGCTTTGGTTCCGGCGTCGTTGATGGACGCATGGCTGGGCGGTGGCTTTTCCTCGCTGGTGATTATGCTGGTGATTGGAATTCCGGTGTACATTTGTGCCAGTGCGTCCACTCCCATCGCCGCGGCGCTCATTTTGCAAGGCGTCAGCCCCGGGGCGGCACTGGTGTTTCTGTTGGCCGGACCGGCGACCAATGTGACGTCGCTGACGGTGCTGGTGTCGATTCTCGGCAAGCGGGGAACGGCGGTCTATCTGGTCATGGTCAGTGGCGGGGCGCTGTTGTGCGGTTGGCTGGTGGATCAGGTCTACCGGGTGATGGCCTGGTCGCCGCAGGCGCGGCTCGGCTCCGGTGGTGAATGGATGGATCCGGCGGTCGAAAAAATCTGTGTGGCGGTCTTGCTGGTCCTGTCGTTGCCGGTGGCGGCACGCTGGGCGCGGAAAAACGTGAGCCGACTCAAAGGGTTTATTCAGTAA
- a CDS encoding tetratricopeptide repeat protein — protein sequence MNRLLCCFIFMVLMTASRPAAASVPVVPLEVRRQVLAAQQLMDEKLYDQALTALGDEERDQAHYLIDFTRGNIYLLSERPEQALPWLQRVVDKAPDYLPGWLNLAQTRYALGHYRMAGECFERAFALSAPPRLSLRYNASLCYMQCGEWHRAEHLLRQLVALAPQQVELPWRAALVQVYLNLDQPEQALAQLVILARQTQGDEQRRWREVLVQQYLVLSRYGEAIEALNRYTREDGLYPRWWTVLTYAYLEQQQYRQALVSLKVVDYLRALSPQEAQLLGDLHLQLGVPQQAERYYEQLLRQSPDDDRVLTRLAHACLNQHQPQQALEWAQQGNNPQLRALQGQLLFRLGRFKEAFEVFTVLAQDAESPGPLWLMAGYAAWNGELWSQARRALNQAVTFADQKEQARRLLDQLKAR from the coding sequence ATGAACAGGTTGCTGTGTTGTTTTATCTTCATGGTGCTCATGACCGCGAGCCGGCCGGCGGCTGCCAGCGTGCCTGTTGTTCCCCTTGAGGTAAGACGTCAGGTGCTGGCGGCCCAGCAGCTGATGGATGAAAAACTTTACGATCAAGCTTTGACGGCTCTGGGTGATGAAGAGCGTGATCAGGCGCACTACTTGATCGACTTTACCCGTGGTAACATTTATCTGCTCAGTGAACGTCCAGAGCAGGCATTGCCCTGGTTGCAGCGTGTCGTTGACAAGGCTCCCGACTATTTGCCGGGCTGGCTGAATCTGGCTCAGACCCGTTACGCACTTGGGCACTATCGTATGGCCGGCGAATGTTTTGAACGGGCTTTTGCCTTAAGTGCTCCGCCCCGATTGTCACTGCGCTACAACGCCTCTCTGTGTTATATGCAGTGCGGCGAATGGCACCGGGCGGAGCACCTGCTGCGTCAGTTGGTCGCCCTTGCTCCACAACAGGTGGAGCTGCCCTGGCGCGCGGCGCTGGTGCAGGTGTATCTCAATCTTGACCAGCCTGAGCAGGCCTTGGCGCAGCTGGTGATTCTGGCCCGACAGACGCAGGGGGATGAACAACGGCGCTGGCGGGAAGTGCTGGTGCAGCAATATCTGGTTCTGTCCCGCTATGGCGAGGCCATCGAGGCGTTGAACCGTTATACCCGGGAAGATGGCCTGTACCCGCGCTGGTGGACGGTGTTGACCTATGCTTATCTGGAGCAACAGCAGTATCGTCAGGCGTTGGTCAGTCTCAAGGTGGTGGATTATCTGCGCGCTTTATCGCCGCAGGAGGCCCAGTTGCTCGGTGATCTTCATCTGCAACTCGGCGTTCCACAACAGGCCGAGCGCTATTATGAGCAATTGCTGCGGCAGAGCCCTGATGATGACAGGGTCTTGACGCGTCTGGCCCATGCCTGTTTGAACCAACATCAGCCGCAGCAGGCTCTGGAGTGGGCGCAGCAGGGCAACAATCCGCAGTTGCGGGCATTACAAGGACAGCTATTGTTTCGCCTGGGACGGTTCAAAGAGGCCTTTGAGGTGTTTACCGTATTGGCACAGGATGCCGAATCGCCCGGTCCTCTGTGGCTGATGGCCGGTTATGCCGCCTGGAACGGGGAACTGTGGTCACAGGCCCGGCGGGCCTTGAACCAAGCAGTCACCTTTGCGGATCAGAAAGAGCAGGCCCGCCGTTTGCTTGATCAATTGAAGGCAAGATGA
- a CDS encoding TonB family protein, translating to MKLTELVEHPLSSWAVAIVATLAINLALFWLLPQLTGQTIESSADLPTSAVQVVRVAPPPPKKQVAEQTPQPQPQVHKRFNPTQTPQPTPQLLKMNLQLSPQLPSLGDIAMPDVALADVAPLPDVFDSEALDRPLTPLAQSPFIYPLRAKRLGIEGWVKVKLLISIEGTVEQVHILEAEPVDMFEATVERGIRRWRFTPGTVQGQPVRSWVVTTIRFELES from the coding sequence GTGAAACTGACGGAGCTTGTCGAGCATCCTCTGTCTTCGTGGGCTGTCGCCATTGTCGCCACTCTGGCGATTAATCTGGCGCTGTTCTGGTTGCTGCCGCAGCTCACCGGTCAGACTATTGAATCGTCCGCGGATCTGCCGACCTCGGCTGTGCAAGTGGTGCGTGTTGCGCCACCGCCGCCGAAAAAGCAGGTGGCCGAGCAGACCCCGCAACCACAGCCCCAGGTGCATAAACGATTCAACCCAACGCAGACCCCTCAGCCAACTCCGCAGCTGCTGAAAATGAATCTGCAGCTTTCTCCTCAGTTGCCCAGCCTGGGCGATATCGCCATGCCTGATGTGGCGCTGGCCGACGTCGCGCCGCTGCCGGATGTCTTTGACAGTGAAGCGCTGGACCGTCCGTTAACGCCGCTGGCGCAATCACCGTTCATCTATCCGCTGCGGGCCAAACGACTCGGTATTGAAGGCTGGGTCAAGGTTAAGTTGCTGATCTCCATTGAAGGCACCGTTGAACAGGTCCATATCCTTGAAGCTGAACCGGTGGATATGTTTGAGGCCACGGTAGAGCGTGGCATCCGCCGCTGGCGTTTTACGCCGGGAACCGTGCAGGGCCAGCCAGTGCGCAGTTGGGTGGTGACGACCATCCGCTTCGAGTTGGAGTCGTGA
- a CDS encoding biopolymer transporter ExbD, with product MINITSNRRAKRQGLELNIAPLIDMVFILLIFFLVTTSFVRETGIDVQRPTANTAVSKEKATILIAISDDDCIYVEGRMVDVRAIRVHVERALAENPEGSVVIVADRGSRTGTAVEVMDACRQAGAQDVALAAGVAGGSSL from the coding sequence ATGATCAATATCACCTCCAACCGTCGCGCCAAACGCCAGGGGCTGGAACTCAATATTGCCCCGTTGATCGATATGGTGTTCATCCTGCTGATCTTCTTCCTGGTCACCACCAGTTTTGTCCGCGAAACCGGTATTGATGTCCAGCGCCCCACGGCCAATACCGCTGTGAGTAAGGAAAAGGCGACCATTCTCATTGCCATCAGCGACGATGATTGCATTTATGTTGAGGGACGGATGGTCGATGTGCGCGCCATTCGCGTTCATGTCGAGCGCGCTTTAGCCGAAAACCCCGAAGGCAGTGTGGTGATTGTCGCCGATCGCGGCAGTCGCACCGGAACAGCCGTTGAAGTGATGGATGCATGCCGTCAGGCCGGTGCTCAGGATGTGGCGTTGGCCGCAGGTGTCGCCGGCGGGAGCAGCTTGTGA
- a CDS encoding MotA/TolQ/ExbB proton channel family protein: MIHALWYPIEDYLTAGGLVMVPLAVVSLLLWALIVHKLVTLKALYRPAMTEDQMVQALRGRGQEGAVGVQGRLIREFCQRRSGDAELDGHVVDEASLAVAHPLERGLTLIGVLAAIAPLLGLLGTVVGMIATFNSIALFGTGNARAMAGGISEALITTQTGLLIAIPGLYMRNFLQRRAGNLKHQVESLALSLKRHLAHGGEL; this comes from the coding sequence ATGATCCACGCGCTGTGGTATCCCATTGAAGATTACCTGACCGCCGGAGGACTGGTTATGGTGCCGCTGGCGGTGGTGTCGCTGCTGTTGTGGGCACTGATCGTTCACAAGCTGGTGACGCTCAAAGCGCTGTATCGTCCCGCCATGACCGAGGACCAGATGGTGCAGGCCTTGCGAGGTCGCGGACAGGAGGGCGCCGTGGGCGTTCAGGGCCGACTGATCCGTGAGTTTTGTCAACGGCGCAGCGGCGATGCCGAGCTTGACGGCCATGTCGTCGATGAAGCGAGTCTGGCGGTTGCCCATCCTCTGGAGCGTGGCTTGACCCTGATCGGGGTATTGGCGGCCATTGCACCACTGCTCGGCTTGCTTGGCACCGTGGTGGGCATGATTGCCACCTTTAACAGTATTGCCCTGTTTGGTACCGGCAACGCCCGCGCCATGGCCGGCGGCATCTCCGAGGCTTTGATCACCACCCAGACCGGTCTGCTGATTGCCATCCCCGGCTTGTATATGCGCAACTTTCTCCAGCGCAGAGCCGGCAACCTCAAGCATCAGGTCGAGTCACTGGCGCTGAGTTTGAAACGACACCTGGCTCATGGAGGTGAGTTATGA
- a CDS encoding MotA/TolQ/ExbB proton channel family protein codes for MIRLQRMVPLALMSLMLLLSCPAQAADQRVQAQALKEQQQQVVAQAEAEQQQAEEQARRQLQALARDRDALTAAVNDARQNVVRLKKRHKNLRQQEQTLAQQQAGLEKTQKEQRLRLQELLGFIRLAAKDADGLLSSSQLNALNPQRTAVLNRLQQQDDVPAMDDVSAMSQGVLDEMRGTGEVQIVEQTIVDRQGESRLAQVLLLGDFSAAYRSDEESGFLLYSQASSRLFALSVLPARRWQHQIDGYLAGETAQAPIDVGRGASLRQLMYQTDFNDQLSQGGFIVWPILLIGAVAVVLIGERSWFLRRNRFNGSAFLGRLEPMIEQGNWSGCEAACHEHEDKPLPRVLRAALPYRALNREDLENALQEAILGEIPRLERFLSTLAVLASIAPLLGLLGTVTGMINTFQVITFHGTGDPRLMSSGISEALVTTMLGLAVAIPIMLCHSLLSRRVEMVIGELEERAIRFVNVICKSRVTPEEMS; via the coding sequence ATGATCCGGCTGCAGAGGATGGTGCCATTGGCACTGATGTCGCTGATGCTGTTGCTGAGCTGCCCGGCTCAGGCCGCTGATCAACGCGTGCAGGCTCAGGCGTTGAAAGAACAACAGCAACAGGTGGTGGCTCAGGCCGAAGCGGAACAGCAGCAGGCCGAAGAGCAGGCCCGGCGTCAGTTGCAGGCTCTGGCCCGAGATCGCGACGCTTTGACGGCTGCGGTCAATGACGCACGTCAGAACGTGGTGCGCTTGAAAAAGCGCCATAAGAATTTACGCCAGCAGGAACAAACTCTGGCGCAGCAGCAGGCCGGTCTGGAAAAGACCCAGAAAGAACAGCGCCTGCGTTTGCAGGAGCTGCTTGGATTTATCCGACTTGCGGCCAAAGATGCCGACGGCTTACTGAGCAGCAGTCAGCTTAACGCCCTCAATCCCCAGCGCACCGCAGTGCTCAATCGTTTGCAACAGCAGGACGATGTGCCGGCCATGGACGATGTTTCTGCGATGAGTCAGGGGGTGCTCGACGAGATGCGCGGCACGGGTGAGGTGCAGATTGTCGAGCAGACCATTGTCGACCGTCAGGGCGAAAGCCGCTTAGCGCAGGTGCTGTTATTGGGCGATTTCAGTGCCGCCTACCGCAGCGATGAGGAGAGTGGTTTTCTGCTCTACTCCCAGGCCAGCAGTCGTCTGTTTGCCCTGTCTGTGCTGCCGGCGCGGCGCTGGCAACATCAGATCGACGGCTATCTCGCCGGTGAAACCGCCCAGGCGCCCATTGATGTCGGTCGCGGCGCTTCCTTGCGTCAGTTGATGTATCAAACCGATTTTAACGATCAGCTCAGCCAGGGCGGTTTTATCGTCTGGCCGATTCTGCTCATCGGTGCGGTGGCCGTGGTGCTGATCGGCGAGCGCAGCTGGTTTTTGCGCCGCAATCGTTTCAACGGCAGCGCTTTTCTCGGTCGTCTCGAACCGATGATTGAACAGGGCAACTGGAGCGGCTGCGAAGCCGCCTGCCATGAGCATGAGGATAAACCGTTGCCGCGGGTATTGCGCGCCGCATTGCCGTATCGTGCTCTGAATCGGGAAGATCTGGAAAATGCTCTGCAGGAAGCGATCCTCGGTGAAATCCCCCGTCTGGAGCGGTTTCTGTCCACGTTGGCGGTGCTGGCCTCCATCGCGCCGTTACTTGGTTTGCTCGGCACGGTGACCGGCATGATCAACACCTTTCAGGTGATCACGTTTCACGGTACCGGCGATCCGCGGCTGATGTCGAGCGGCATTTCCGAAGCCCTGGTCACCACCATGCTCGGCCTGGCCGTAGCCATTCCCATTATGCTGTGTCACAGCCTGCTGTCGCGGCGGGTCGAAATGGTCATTGGCGAGTTGGAGGAACGGGCGATCCGCTTTGTCAATGTGATCTGTAAATCCCGCGTCACCCCGGAAGAGATGTCATGA
- a CDS encoding DUF3450 domain-containing protein has protein sequence MNLYRLLNSTALLLCTATAWAQSFPDQVTTPVAHTLEVRQQAQKQDDAWQVQREKLLAQLEQFNHEKAQLQQQCAQLDLQVSQRQQRIAALQQDLVESARLTDEMVPFLSRVVDQLAQQVKADLPFLGEERRQRLSHLSEALEDGELSVGEKFRRVFEALQVEAAYGRRFDVVQKSLTINGQSTLMNELQVGRLALFAQSLDGQRSAVYDPVSAQWMVLDDSVNGDLRKAVEMAGKHRPVDLLNLPLGKVVAQ, from the coding sequence TTGAATTTATACCGGCTTTTGAACAGTACGGCATTGTTGTTGTGCACGGCGACCGCTTGGGCACAATCCTTTCCCGATCAGGTGACCACTCCGGTTGCACACACCCTTGAGGTGCGTCAGCAGGCTCAGAAGCAGGATGATGCCTGGCAGGTCCAGCGGGAGAAATTGTTGGCCCAGTTGGAGCAGTTCAATCACGAAAAAGCTCAATTACAGCAACAGTGCGCTCAACTCGATCTGCAGGTGAGCCAACGCCAACAGCGTATTGCCGCATTGCAGCAGGATCTGGTCGAATCCGCCCGGTTGACCGATGAAATGGTGCCGTTTCTTTCCCGGGTTGTCGATCAGCTGGCCCAGCAGGTGAAAGCCGATCTGCCGTTTCTTGGTGAAGAGCGCCGGCAACGTCTCAGCCACCTCAGTGAGGCCCTGGAGGATGGCGAGTTGTCGGTCGGTGAAAAATTTCGTCGCGTTTTTGAGGCGTTGCAGGTGGAAGCTGCCTACGGGCGCCGTTTTGATGTGGTGCAGAAGAGTCTCACGATCAACGGCCAGTCCACCTTGATGAACGAACTTCAGGTGGGGCGCCTGGCCCTGTTTGCCCAGTCGCTCGATGGCCAACGCAGTGCGGTTTACGACCCGGTCAGCGCACAATGGATGGTTCTCGACGACAGCGTCAATGGCGATTTGCGTAAAGCGGTGGAGATGGCCGGTAAGCATCGCCCCGTTGATCTGCTCAATCTTCCGCTCGGAAAGGTGGTGGCGCAATGA
- a CDS encoding pyridoxamine 5'-phosphate oxidase family protein codes for MDSTQLEAYFRDTAGSGVLSTAGSDGRVNSALYAKPRFFEDGSVAFIMLDRLSHHYVANNPYAAYLFLEDAEGYRGVRLHLRMLREELNTPRIEALLSDAGRSYVGNKDRYLVFFTIEQVLPLVSPAQDPAP; via the coding sequence ATGGATTCAACACAGCTTGAGGCCTACTTCAGGGATACGGCCGGCAGCGGCGTTCTGTCGACCGCCGGCAGTGACGGACGTGTCAACTCAGCGCTCTATGCCAAGCCGCGTTTTTTCGAGGACGGCAGCGTGGCCTTCATCATGCTTGACCGGTTGAGCCATCACTATGTGGCAAATAACCCCTATGCCGCCTACCTGTTTCTCGAAGACGCGGAAGGCTACCGGGGTGTACGCCTGCATCTGCGGATGCTGCGTGAAGAACTGAATACCCCGCGCATCGAAGCGTTGCTCAGTGATGCCGGCCGCAGTTATGTCGGCAACAAGGACCGTTATCTGGTGTTTTTCACCATTGAACAGGTGCTGCCTCTGGTCAGCCCGGCACAGGATCCCGCGCCATGA
- a CDS encoding ATPase P: protein MITIDIPGYKTLNLQHLVLDYNGTLACDGQLLSALIPLLQQLAENLTLHVVTADTHGSAAQQLAAVAPRLEVLEQQDQDLGKQRFIHHLGTDNCVAIGNGYNDHLMLKDATLGLAVVGPEAAATIAVNAADVVCLSCREALELLLRPARLIATLRR from the coding sequence ATGATCACCATTGACATTCCCGGTTATAAAACGCTCAACCTGCAACATTTGGTGCTTGATTACAACGGCACCTTGGCCTGCGACGGACAACTGCTCAGCGCATTGATCCCGTTGCTGCAACAACTGGCCGAAAACCTGACCCTGCATGTCGTCACCGCGGATACGCATGGCAGTGCGGCCCAGCAACTTGCGGCGGTGGCCCCCCGCCTTGAGGTTCTCGAACAACAGGATCAGGATTTGGGTAAACAACGCTTCATTCACCACCTGGGCACCGACAACTGCGTGGCCATCGGGAATGGTTACAACGATCACCTGATGCTCAAAGATGCCACCCTCGGTCTGGCGGTGGTTGGTCCGGAAGCGGCGGCGACAATCGCGGTGAACGCGGCGGACGTGGTCTGCCTGAGTTGCCGTGAAGCGCTCGAATTATTGCTGAGACCGGCACGACTCATCGCCACATTGCGCCGATAA
- a CDS encoding KamA family radical SAM protein encodes MELWQERSRNSIVCPDLVAQRFGLDAAVMNQVAERYPMRITPHQFELIRQADDPLGCQVLPDPRELLDDSALVDPLNEEALSPVPHLVHRYPYRVLLLVAGSCFSYCRFCTRKRKVGCPSMSVSLGDILKGIDYIAEHPEVNEVILSGGDPLTMSDRLLDDVLARLSRIPHLQVVRIGSRAPVVMPERITDALCELLRRYQPVYFLTHFNHPREITEATVEACQRLVRSGVIVANQTVLLRGVNDNAETLFKLFHTLYRLQVRPYYLHQMDLTCGTSHFRTRLEDGIAIMDALRGPLSGLAVPNYIVDLPGGHGKVPVTPDYVQRLGANARLRAADGTLVDYPQS; translated from the coding sequence ATGGAGCTGTGGCAGGAACGTTCCCGTAATTCCATTGTCTGTCCTGATCTGGTGGCGCAACGCTTTGGCCTGGATGCTGCCGTCATGAACCAGGTGGCCGAGCGCTATCCCATGCGCATCACGCCCCATCAGTTTGAGCTGATTCGTCAGGCGGATGACCCGCTCGGCTGCCAGGTGCTCCCTGATCCGCGCGAATTGTTGGATGACTCAGCGCTGGTTGATCCCCTCAATGAGGAAGCGTTGTCGCCGGTTCCCCACCTGGTGCATCGCTATCCGTATCGGGTGCTGTTGCTGGTGGCAGGCAGCTGTTTCAGTTATTGCCGGTTCTGCACTCGTAAGCGCAAGGTGGGCTGCCCGTCCATGTCGGTTTCTTTGGGAGATATCCTCAAGGGGATTGACTATATTGCCGAGCATCCCGAGGTCAATGAGGTGATTCTGTCCGGCGGCGACCCGCTGACCATGTCGGACCGCCTGCTCGATGATGTGCTGGCGCGTCTCAGTCGCATCCCCCATCTGCAGGTGGTGCGCATCGGCAGCCGTGCGCCGGTGGTGATGCCCGAACGGATTACCGACGCACTCTGTGAGCTGCTGCGCCGTTATCAGCCGGTCTATTTTCTCACCCACTTCAACCATCCGCGTGAAATCACTGAAGCCACGGTGGAGGCCTGTCAGCGTCTGGTGCGCAGTGGGGTGATTGTCGCTAATCAGACCGTGCTGTTGCGGGGAGTCAACGACAACGCTGAAACGCTGTTCAAGCTGTTTCACACCCTCTACCGTTTGCAGGTGCGGCCCTATTATCTGCACCAGATGGATCTGACCTGCGGCACCAGTCATTTTCGTACCCGCCTGGAAGACGGTATTGCCATTATGGATGCGTTACGCGGTCCACTGTCCGGTCTGGCCGTGCCGAACTACATTGTTGATCTGCCCGGAGGCCATGGCAAAGTGCCGGTGACACCCGACTACGTGCAGCGCCTCGGTGCCAACGCCCGGTTGCGCGCCGCTGACGGCACTCTGGTCGACTATCCACAGTCCTGA
- a CDS encoding MauE/DoxX family redox-associated membrane protein, with the protein MMRLLLVAVRLIVGGVFFYAGSQKLLDTLAFAEAIGRYQLLPDWGNLLLASVLPTLEVVVAIALLLPRWWRAASLLSILLNSLFSVALLSAMIRGLSIDCGCFGSTAGMWSSLAAALLRATGLLGMSLYLFLSEPSCRE; encoded by the coding sequence ATGATGCGGCTGTTACTTGTGGCTGTCCGTCTGATTGTGGGCGGAGTCTTCTTTTATGCCGGCAGTCAAAAGTTGCTCGATACGCTTGCTTTTGCTGAGGCCATCGGCCGCTATCAACTGTTGCCCGACTGGGGGAATCTGTTGCTGGCCAGTGTTTTACCGACGCTGGAGGTTGTTGTGGCCATTGCCCTGCTGCTGCCGCGCTGGTGGCGCGCGGCGTCCCTGCTGAGTATCCTTTTGAACAGTCTCTTTTCCGTGGCCCTGTTGTCCGCCATGATTCGCGGACTGAGTATCGATTGTGGCTGCTTTGGCTCCACTGCCGGCATGTGGTCGTCGCTTGCCGCCGCCTTGTTGCGTGCGACCGGCCTGCTGGGCATGTCTCTTTATCTGTTCTTGTCTGAACCATCCTGTCGGGAGTAA
- a CDS encoding rhodanese-like domain-containing protein, with translation MKKLFIQCGMLLVLAVSVGLLINVRHWQNCTEETCLPEVAGQEYLPVPVDAAQVVQWRKQKHLIVDARSVDAYAEGHLPSALSAPRGDRRALSKVVDCCLLQEQVLVYCSGVHCDDSFVVGEELFRAGFTSVLLYEGGFADWQQQGFAVERGMP, from the coding sequence ATGAAAAAATTGTTTATACAATGCGGCATGTTATTGGTCCTGGCTGTGTCCGTGGGATTGCTGATTAATGTCCGGCACTGGCAGAATTGCACGGAGGAAACCTGTCTACCGGAGGTGGCGGGCCAAGAGTACCTGCCTGTGCCCGTGGATGCGGCGCAGGTGGTGCAATGGCGGAAGCAAAAGCATCTGATCGTTGATGCCCGCTCTGTTGACGCCTATGCCGAAGGCCATCTGCCCTCAGCGTTGTCGGCCCCGCGTGGTGATCGTCGTGCGCTGTCCAAAGTGGTGGACTGTTGTCTGTTGCAGGAGCAGGTGTTGGTCTATTGCAGTGGCGTCCATTGCGATGATTCCTTTGTGGTCGGTGAGGAGTTGTTTCGCGCCGGATTTACCAGCGTGCTCCTCTATGAGGGTGGTTTTGCCGACTGGCAGCAACAGGGGTTCGCTGTCGAACGGGGGATGCCATGA
- a CDS encoding ACT domain-containing protein has product MQHFALTIIGRDRPGIVSSTAEILYQLGCNIADSSNNILGGQFAMILIISHPTITDREEIATAFAQLEEQGLSVFVRTLKPGGEQRPELPGELCMISVYGSDKPGIVYQVTKVLSDNNINIIDLNTKLIGSSERPVYVMMCETLLPEDMTTDDIRDMMADLKKQLSVDISVRTVTPVEL; this is encoded by the coding sequence ATGCAACACTTTGCCCTGACCATTATCGGCCGCGACCGTCCCGGGATCGTTTCCAGCACTGCTGAAATTCTCTACCAGCTTGGTTGCAATATTGCCGATTCGAGCAATAACATTCTCGGCGGTCAATTCGCCATGATTCTGATCATCTCACATCCCACCATTACCGATCGCGAGGAGATCGCCACAGCCTTCGCCCAACTGGAAGAACAGGGGTTGTCGGTATTCGTCCGCACCTTGAAGCCCGGCGGCGAACAACGTCCCGAGCTGCCCGGCGAATTGTGCATGATCTCCGTGTACGGCTCAGACAAACCCGGTATTGTCTATCAGGTCACCAAAGTCCTCAGCGACAACAACATCAACATCATCGATCTCAACACCAAGCTGATCGGCTCATCAGAGCGTCCTGTTTATGTGATGATGTGCGAAACCTTGTTGCCGGAAGATATGACGACCGATGACATCAGGGATATGATGGCAGATCTGAAAAAACAACTCAGTGTCGACATCTCGGTGCGCACAGTGACACCAGTGGAGTTATAA
- the def gene encoding peptide deformylase, translating into MAVREVLVYPDPRLKEMCQPAEVGHADTDALVQDLIDTMYDSGHSVGIAAPQIGVCQRVAVVDVSNSKLGKKHNHGLVTMVNPTIIESTGSKVMREGCMSVPDYTGNVERAREIVVQFYDREGQDQVVRCKGFEAVAIQHELDHLDGLLFLDRVSNPKADIFKRKQ; encoded by the coding sequence ATGGCAGTACGTGAGGTTCTGGTCTATCCCGACCCACGCTTGAAGGAAATGTGTCAACCGGCTGAAGTTGGTCATGCCGACACCGACGCTCTGGTGCAGGATCTGATCGATACCATGTACGACTCCGGCCATTCAGTGGGCATTGCCGCGCCACAGATCGGCGTGTGTCAGCGAGTTGCCGTGGTGGATGTTTCCAACAGCAAGTTGGGTAAAAAACACAATCACGGTCTGGTGACCATGGTCAACCCGACCATTATCGAATCCACCGGCAGTAAAGTGATGCGCGAGGGCTGCATGAGCGTTCCCGACTACACCGGCAACGTCGAGCGGGCACGGGAGATCGTCGTCCAGTTTTATGATCGCGAGGGGCAGGATCAGGTGGTGCGCTGCAAAGGATTTGAAGCGGTGGCCATTCAGCATGAACTCGACCATCTCGACGGCCTGCTGTTTCTCGACCGGGTTTCCAACCCCAAGGCCGATATCTTTAAACGCAAGCAATGA
- a CDS encoding cytochrome c3 family protein, with translation MNRLLWSGVMILLWATLCPALELTNSQGTVRFNHDEHKMYVPCQTCHHANQESCRRCHPKNNAFGRAKIFHMLCRSCHKSRQSGPTHCQGCHQPKEAAHTLDDSRLGE, from the coding sequence ATGAACCGCTTGCTGTGGTCCGGTGTAATGATCCTGCTGTGGGCAACGCTGTGTCCGGCTCTGGAATTGACCAATAGCCAGGGAACCGTGCGTTTCAACCACGATGAGCACAAGATGTATGTGCCGTGTCAGACCTGCCATCATGCCAATCAGGAGAGTTGCCGGCGTTGTCATCCGAAAAACAATGCCTTTGGCCGGGCCAAGATTTTTCACATGCTGTGCCGCAGCTGCCATAAAAGCCGCCAGTCGGGCCCGACGCACTGTCAGGGCTGTCATCAGCCCAAAGAGGCCGCGCATACGCTGGATGATTCACGGCTGGGTGAATAA